Within the Drosophila miranda strain MSH22 chromosome Y unlocalized genomic scaffold, D.miranda_PacBio2.1 Contig_Y2_pilon, whole genome shotgun sequence genome, the region TGtaataatattatatattataaacaataaaaaacaaatatgtCTATTCAACGTACCACTGGAGGAGTTTTCTGGCACTAAATCCATTTTATTAATAAGTTTTTCGAAAATTTGGTCTGCTGTCCTTCCGAGctgttctgttgttgtttttgttttttgttaattttgtcACAATCATTGTTTACGATTTCGCAGTGAATACCATTTTCCCATTGTGAATGACAATTATTCAGAGTTGCATTTGAAAACCATCGGCTAACTATCGCATAGAAACGTGCGGTTTAGGAACATccaaaatggatggtggactaACTGGGAAATTTTCGGAACGGCAAAACCTTACGGACCATCcccgaaatggatggtggatggtggatggtcgtcAGTGTGAATAGCCTATTACACTTATAATATAAGCTAATTAATTGGTTTCTTGGGCGCATTGCAAGCGTAGCAAGGAAGAGTCACTGCATCACCATCCGAGACGTTCCCTAAGAAGGAAACAAACCCTCCGCGAGAACTAAGGCAGCTATGAGACGCAATGTGTAAGAGTCAGCGCCAACACGACTGTTGCTTCGAGTGtcaacaaaataaaatatatgtattatgACGCGGGCTTTGTCTTTCAGGCGCCACCAAAATTATAACTGGGACGATCCAGATCCAGACAATGTGGAGGATATCTTCGCGAGGCCAGCCTACGACGATGATGAGTTTGTCAACCTGGTGCCGTTGGGACACAGACCGAACGGCCACGCCAGATTGGATCGCTATGAGAACACGCTAGAAGTCAACGTGCAAGAAGGCGACACCTTGCAAGCGTTGGCGCTCAAAATTTCATTGTTCTGTGGCCGATATCAAACgcctgaacatgatagaccgcgACAATGAGATATACGCTCATCGCATAATTCGCATACCTGTAACAGTGCACAATGTTCTCTTGGGGAATGGAGTTCAGGATGCTCTGCCAGCCGTGCACAGAAGCGGCAACAACAGTCCAAGGCACAACAAGAACGGGAGCCTGCCATTGAACGCAACCCACTGGAGGATGCTCGCTAAATGTTGGACGAGAGACTCCTTGTAGCAGCAGTAAATGCATCTGGCTCGTCGTCTATCAACCATCAACGAGTAAAGCGGCAAGCAAATACTACGAGGGAGCTCATGGGTCTCCAAATGATGAAGGTGAGTCTATGCCCTGGCTAATGTTTGCTCATATTCGGTACACATATAAGAACTGTAATATAAAAGATGGTGAGGGTCGTCAACGTCCTAATTTATCAAGTGAAGTCCAATTAAATTTATATCCAACCAAATACCGGATGAACTTCCGGTCAGCAAAAAACTAAGCCTTCGCTTCCTGCGAGGAAGTGCATAGAATCAAACAGGGAACTATATAGTAATGTCAACTTTACAGTGCGGTAAATAGACCATTTGCAGAGGTAGTGCACAACTTGAACAATTCGTCAGTATTTTTACTGTATATTTTTAGACCGTATATTTTTATCGCCGTACGCGGTCACACTGGTCACAGTGCTTGCTAAATTGTTTAGTCATTCTGCAtttaaacaaaagaaaaacataGCTAGGCTGCCTTTTTGCTGTCGGAAATTATAAATTCGTTATACAACAAGATGCCGGACTATCTGGGAGATGATCAGCGCAAAGTGAAACACGACgagaaggaggagaaggaAATAAAGTCGCTGGACGAGGGTGACATCGAACTTCTGAAGACATACGGCCAGAGTCAATACCACAAGTCCATAAAAAACATCGAGGAAGACATTCAAAAGGCTGTGAAACAGGTCAATGAGTTGACTGGCATCAAGGAGAGCGACACAGGTCTGGCACCTCCTGCACTCTGGGATCTGGCTGCTGATAAGCAAATTCTGCAAAATGAGCAACCGCTTCAGGTGGCACGTTGCACCAAAATCATCAACGCCGACTCGGATGACCCGAAGTACATTATCAACGTGAAGCAGTTTGCCAAGTTCGTCGTGGACTTGGCCGATTCGGTGGCCACAACCGATATTGAGGAAGGAATGCGTGTGGGTGTCGATCGCAACAAGTACCAGATCCACATACCGCTGCCGCCGAAAATAGATCCGACAGTTACGATGATGCAGGTGGAAGATAAGCCGGATGTGACCTACAGCGATGTTGGCGGCTGCAAGGAGCAGATCGAGAAGCTGCGGGAGGTTGTGGAAACTCCGCTGTTGCATCCCGAGAAATTTGTCAACTTGGGCATTGAGCCGCCCAAGGGCGTGTTGCTTTTTGGACCGCCTGGCACTGGCAAGACACTCTGTGCCCGAGCCGTTGCCAATCGCACGGATGCCTGTTTCATCCGCGTCATCGGGTCAGAGCTGGTGCAAAAGTATGTCGGCGAGGGAGCGCGTATGGTGCGCGAGCTGTTTGAGATGGCACGCTCCAAGAAGGCTTGTCTCATTTTCTTCGATGAAATCGATGCGATCGGCGGAGCCCGATTCGAtgatggtgctggtggtgataACGAGGTGCAGCGTACTATGTTGGAGCTCATCAATCAGCTGGATGGGTTCGATCCTCGTGGTAATATCAAGGTTCTGATGGCTACCAACAGACCCGACACTCTAGATCCAGCGTTAATGCGTCCCGGCCGTCTGGACCGTAAGGTGGAGTTCGGTCTGCCTGACCAGGATGGCCGCTCACATATTTTCAAGATTCACGCTCGCTCTATGTCCGTGGAACGTGACATTCGTTTTGATCTGCTGGCTCGTCTCTGCCCCAACTCTACGGGCGCCGAGATCCGCTCAGTGTGCACGGAAGCCGGCATGTTTGCCATTAGTGCGCGTCGCAAGGTGGCCACCGAAAAGGATTTCCTCGAGGCCGTGAACAAGGTTATCAAGAGCTACGCCAAGTTTAGCGCCACTCCCCGCTATATGACCTATAATTAAGACTAATTTTATTGGCACTATTTTGTATCCACTGAAGGAGAAACTGTAATAGATAATATATCCTTCAACTggcaaaataaaacaaaaatttacCTCCGGATGTTTCGCAAGCGATTACATAACATAACATTTAATTGTTCCCCGCCATAGCTAATAAATGTCTCTATTTTGTAAACTTTAACGCAGCCAATATGGAGCGATCGCCGGACGACAGTGCACCTCTGTTGAACGACTTGCTTGTGGACCGGCATGCTCCTCTGGTGCGTCCCATACCGGGTCCCTCTCTGCGTGCCGTCGATTGGTCCGGCTCTGACTGCGACATGTCCTGGATCTGTCTGCTGATATTCATACTCGCTCTGTGCGTCGTCATACCGCTGGTCTATGTCGTCTATCTTGCGGAGCATCCACATCACAACCACAGCTCGCAGTAGCTGGTTATGCCAGCACCGAAGTGATCATCATTCCGAATGTACCGGCAACAACTCGTCTCTTTCCTCTCACTCGTTCTAGCTCTACCAGGCGCATTTTAAATGCAGCTGCTGGCCGTTGAATTTatttaatatacatataaccCTAGAAATTTATATGGACTCTTTTTTCGAAATAATAAGGACTTTGTGTACTGTAATTAATTCTCTAAATTGTTTGGATTATGGTGGGGTCTTCCAAGTTGCTACATGGTCCGTCCTGTTAATCCCAATCTCTACATCGATCCCAAATCTATGTATATTCGTCTGTTGTGAATTTCAGTTGTGAGATCTCCAAAAGAGCATTGAGTCTATGTAAGATTTATTGATTAGAAGTATGCAACAGTTAAACACGTAGGGGTAAAATGTAACATTTCTTGGTTAAACTTTAAATAGCTCTGTTACGCCTtataagtacatacatacataatacATATCTTAGGGCTAAAAAAATGATATCCATGGATATAATGGttattaataataaatacGGACTACAAGTAACAATTGAAGTTAAGTACattgttgtgtgtgtggggtAGGTCTCTGGCTGGGAAATgctggccatggccatggcaCATAATTTTTGGTGACGATGCGTGGAGTGCTTTACCATTACCGTGCATATTACTCAAGGAATATCCACCGATGGAGGCACATCTCATCCCCTTCGCTTattcacttaaactttaagTTCTCAAAGAAAGCAATATTGCTCGGGAGAAAGCCATGACGTACTGGGACTGGGGTCACAGGAGAGGCGATAGGTGGGTTCGTGGAACCGTCCGATTGAATAGATGGATCCCTGTGATTGTAGAAAAGAACTCGGAAACATAACTTTTATTCAACTACACAGAGAACTTACGTTTCGAGGGATGATAAGTCAGAGGCGATCGTGGATTCATCGGCTACCTCTGCCATGGAAACAGCATGCTCCTGCTTGTGTCGCCGTGCTAGGGAGGTAGGAGACTTGTCTGACGTGTCAGCTGGTAAGGATAGCCGCACCTTGTGTGAAATTATACGTCCATTTGAAAACTCATACTTATATATCGTATTCTACAGTTCTACTCAGATTTACCTTTGATCGCCATCGTCGCTCGGCTTGCTGGGCTTTGCTGGTCAAGAGGAAGGCCTGGGCCAGAGCTTTCACTGACGGCATTGCATGCACCACCTCATCTTCTACGGCGGGCTTCTCGGCGACGGGTGTATTAGGCTCCATCTGTCAAGCATATTGTTTAAGGTGGTAAAATCAACCCGTCCTACCTTAATGTTTTTACTCACCACATCATCTTCGTCCACAGACAACACTTGACTCGGCTCGATGAGGCATCGTTTTAGCTGGAGAAAGCGGAACGCCGGGGGCGTTGAGCCTCTTGTGGGGGTGTTCACTGGCGAACCGATTGTGGGCACCGAGTCGGCAGGGCCAAACTGTAGGACAACTGGACGCTCACGCTTTTTGGACACAGATGCGTCTATGGAGGAAGAGGACACCGATGCGCTCTGAGCTGACTCCATGGATGATGTCGTGGAGGAGCTCGGCTGCTGCTCCGCAGGGGTAGGTCTGATGACCGTGGTCTCCTGCTTGTTAAAGTCGTAGACGCGCACCGTTTCGGATTCATCGCTGGTGGTTGTCGTTGTTTGCAGGGAGTGAAGCGATGGGTTCGACTGGGTCTCTAGCAAATCGTCAAATACCTGAGCTGGCAAGGCCGTGTAAACGTTAGCCGCAACTGGTTCCTGTTCCTTATCCTGCTCTTTTGCAGTTGTGGTTGCGTTTTGAGCCGCCTTTTGATAAGACATTTTTGTTTCGATAGGTTGGTTTGCGTGTTGTTGGTTTAGTTGGTTTAGTTGATGGGTGTATTGTTGGTTTAGTGTACATAAGCAGTTACGGTCAAGTCAACATTCAAACGGAGAGAAGAACAGTGTGCTTTTTAgtgtatttatgtacatttgtaTGTGTGGCAAAGTTGGTGATTTTATTGTTGAAAGTTTGTTTGCGTGTTATGTACGAGTGGatgtggtgtggtgtgtggtgtaTATCTATAGTATGTTCGATCAAGCAGAATCATGCAAACACTCGTAATAGTACATTAGTAACAGCTATTAAAATGGTTTGTTTCGAAATAAAATCCTGTTAGTCAT harbors:
- the LOC108158114 gene encoding 26S proteasome regulatory subunit 7 codes for the protein MPDYLGDDQRKVKHDEKEEKEIKSLDEGDIELLKTYGQSQYHKSIKNIEEDIQKAVKQVNELTGIKESDTGLAPPALWDLAADKQILQNEQPLQVARCTKIINADSDDPKYIINVKQFAKFVVDLADSVATTDIEEGMRVGVDRNKYQIHIPLPPKIDPTVTMMQVEDKPDVTYSDVGGCKEQIEKLREVVETPLLHPEKFVNLGIEPPKGVLLFGPPGTGKTLCARAVANRTDACFIRVIGSELVQKYVGEGARMVRELFEMARSKKACLIFFDEIDAIGGARFDDGAGGDNEVQRTMLELINQLDGFDPRGNIKVLMATNRPDTLDPALMRPGRLDRKVEFGLPDQDGRSHIFKIHARSMSVERDIRFDLLARLCPNSTGAEIRSVCTEAGMFAISARRKVATEKDFLEAVNKVIKSYAKFSATPRYMTYN
- the LOC108158121 gene encoding LOW QUALITY PROTEIN: lysM and putative peptidoglycan-binding domain-containing protein 3 (The sequence of the model RefSeq protein was modified relative to this genomic sequence to represent the inferred CDS: inserted 2 bases in 2 codons; deleted 1 base in 1 codon; substituted 1 base at 1 genomic stop codon), which codes for MRRNVRHQNYNWDDPDPDNVEDIFARPAYDDDEFVNLVPLGHRPNGHARLDRYENTLEVNVQEGDTLQALALKFHCSVADIKRLNMIDRDNEIYAHRIIRIPVTVHNVLLGNGVQDALPAVHRSGNNSPRHNXEREPAIERNPLEDARXMLDERLLVAAVNASGSSSXQPSTSKAASKYYEGAHGSPNDEANMERSPDDSAPLLNDLLVDRHAPLVRPIPGPSLRAVDWSGSDCDMSWICLLIFILALCVVIPLVYVVYLAEHPHHNHSSQ